From a single Fusobacterium pseudoperiodonticum genomic region:
- the gyrB gene encoding DNA topoisomerase (ATP-hydrolyzing) subunit B codes for MSYEAQNITVLEGLEAVRKRPGMYIGTTSERGLHHLVWEIVDNSVDEALAGYCNKIDVKILPDNIIEVVDNGRGIPTDIHPKYGKSALEIVLTVLHAGGKFENDNYKVSGGLHGVGVSVVNALSEWLEVEVRKEGNVYYQKYHRGKPEEDVKIIGSCEASEHGTTVRFKADGDIFETLVYNYFTLSNRLKELAYLNRGLTITLSDLRKDEKKEETYKFDGGILDFLNEIVKEETTIIDKPFYVSAEQDNVGVDVTFTYTTSQNEVIYSFVNNINTHEGGTHVQGFRTALTKVINDVGKAQGLLKDKDGKLMGNDIREGVVAIVSTKIPQPQFEGQTKGKLGNSEVSGIVNTIVSNSLKIFLEDNPAITKIVVEKILNSKKAREAAQKARELVLRKSVLEVGSLPGKLADCTSKKAEECEIFIVEGDSAGGSAKQGRDRYNQAILPLRGKIINVEKAGLHKSLESSEIRAMVTAFGTSIGETFDISKLRYGKIILMTDADVDGAHIRTLILTFLYRYMKDLITEGNIYIACPPLYKVASGKQIIYAYNDLELKNILAQMNQENKKYTIQRYKGLGEMNPEQLWETTMNPDGRLLLKVSIDNAREADMLFDKLMGDKVEPRREFIEEHAEYVKNIDI; via the coding sequence ATGAGTTATGAAGCACAGAATATAACAGTTCTGGAAGGTCTAGAAGCTGTTAGAAAAAGGCCAGGTATGTATATAGGTACAACATCAGAAAGAGGTCTACACCATTTGGTGTGGGAAATAGTTGATAACTCCGTAGATGAAGCTTTAGCTGGTTATTGTAATAAAATAGACGTGAAAATTCTTCCAGACAACATAATAGAAGTTGTTGATAATGGTAGAGGAATTCCAACAGATATCCACCCAAAATATGGAAAATCTGCACTAGAAATAGTTTTAACAGTTCTACATGCTGGTGGAAAATTTGAAAATGATAACTATAAGGTTTCAGGAGGACTACACGGAGTTGGAGTATCAGTAGTTAATGCACTTTCTGAATGGTTAGAAGTTGAAGTTAGAAAAGAAGGAAATGTATACTATCAAAAATACCACAGAGGAAAACCTGAAGAAGATGTTAAAATAATAGGTTCTTGTGAAGCTAGTGAACATGGTACAACAGTAAGATTTAAAGCTGATGGAGATATTTTTGAAACATTGGTATATAACTATTTCACTCTTTCAAATAGATTAAAAGAATTAGCTTACTTAAATAGAGGTTTAACTATAACTCTTTCAGATTTAAGAAAAGATGAAAAGAAAGAAGAAACTTATAAATTTGATGGAGGAATTTTAGATTTCTTAAATGAAATAGTAAAAGAAGAAACAACTATTATAGATAAACCTTTCTATGTTTCAGCAGAGCAAGATAATGTGGGAGTAGATGTTACATTTACTTATACAACTTCACAAAATGAAGTTATCTATTCTTTTGTTAATAATATAAATACTCATGAAGGTGGAACACACGTTCAAGGGTTTAGAACAGCCTTAACAAAGGTTATAAATGATGTAGGTAAGGCTCAAGGTTTACTAAAAGATAAAGATGGTAAACTTATGGGAAATGATATAAGAGAAGGAGTTGTTGCAATAGTATCAACAAAAATACCTCAACCACAATTTGAAGGACAAACTAAAGGAAAATTAGGAAACTCTGAAGTTTCAGGTATAGTGAATACTATTGTTTCAAATAGTTTAAAAATATTCTTAGAAGATAATCCAGCTATAACTAAAATAGTCGTAGAAAAAATATTAAATTCTAAGAAAGCTAGAGAAGCAGCTCAAAAAGCAAGGGAATTGGTTTTAAGAAAATCAGTTTTAGAAGTTGGATCTCTTCCAGGAAAATTAGCTGATTGTACTTCTAAAAAAGCTGAAGAATGTGAAATCTTTATAGTCGAAGGAGATTCAGCAGGAGGTTCTGCAAAACAAGGTAGAGATAGATATAATCAAGCTATCTTACCACTTAGAGGAAAGATAATAAATGTTGAAAAAGCTGGATTACATAAATCTTTAGAAAGTTCAGAAATAAGAGCTATGGTAACTGCTTTTGGAACAAGCATAGGAGAAACATTTGATATATCAAAATTGAGATATGGAAAAATAATTCTTATGACCGATGCCGATGTCGACGGTGCTCATATAAGAACATTGATTTTAACATTCTTGTATAGATATATGAAAGACTTAATCACTGAAGGAAACATATATATTGCTTGTCCTCCACTATATAAAGTAGCATCAGGTAAGCAAATTATATATGCTTACAATGATTTAGAATTGAAAAATATCTTAGCTCAAATGAATCAAGAAAATAAAAAATATACTATACAAAGATATAAAGGGCTGGGAGAAATGAACCCTGAACAACTTTGGGAAACAACAATGAACCCTGATGGAAGATTACTTCTAAAAGTATCAATAGATAATGCTAGAGAAGCTGATATGCTATTTGATAAACTTATGGGAGATAAAGTTGAACCAAGAAGAGAATTTATAGAAGAACATGCAGAATATGTAAAAAATATTGATATATAA
- the recF gene encoding DNA replication/repair protein RecF (All proteins in this family for which functions are known are DNA-binding proteins that assist the filamentation of RecA onto DNA for the initiation of recombination or recombinational repair.), translating into MKISNISYLNFRNLENTSVELSDKINVFYGKNAQGKTSLLEAIYYSSTGISFKTKKTAEMIKYNFDEFISSISYSDYIANNKISVRFKNIPGAKKEFFFNKKRISQTDFYGKINIIAYIPEDIILINGSPKNRRDFFDIEISQIDKEYLSNLKNYDKLLKIRNKYLKENKRNTEEFAIYEKEFVKYASYIIFTRLEYVKSLSIILNLQYRKLFNIEQELNLKYETNLDKTGKVTVEMIQESLQKEILQKKHQEDRYKFSLVGPHKDDYKFLLNGYEAKISASQGEKKSIIFSLKLSEIEIIKKNRKENPVVIIDDITSYFDEDRRKSILEFFNKRDIQVLISSTDKLDIEAKNFYVEKGIIEDENNVNK; encoded by the coding sequence TTGAAAATATCTAATATCAGTTACCTCAATTTTAGAAATTTAGAAAATACTTCAGTAGAACTATCAGATAAAATCAATGTTTTCTATGGTAAAAATGCTCAAGGGAAAACAAGTCTATTGGAAGCAATATACTATAGTTCGACAGGTATAAGTTTCAAAACTAAGAAAACTGCGGAGATGATAAAATATAATTTTGATGAATTCATCTCCTCAATTTCATATAGTGATTATATTGCTAATAATAAGATTTCAGTGAGATTTAAAAATATACCTGGAGCTAAAAAAGAGTTTTTCTTCAATAAGAAAAGAATAAGCCAGACTGACTTTTATGGAAAAATTAATATTATTGCTTATATACCTGAGGATATAATTCTTATCAATGGTTCACCTAAAAATAGAAGAGATTTCTTTGATATTGAAATTTCTCAGATAGATAAGGAGTACTTAAGCAATCTAAAGAACTATGATAAACTTTTAAAAATTAGAAATAAATATCTGAAAGAAAATAAAAGAAACACTGAAGAATTTGCTATTTATGAAAAGGAATTTGTTAAATATGCTTCCTATATTATTTTTACAAGGCTAGAATATGTAAAAAGTCTCTCTATTATATTGAATTTGCAATATAGAAAACTTTTTAACATAGAGCAAGAGTTGAATTTAAAATATGAAACAAACCTAGATAAAACTGGAAAAGTGACTGTTGAAATGATACAGGAAAGTTTACAAAAAGAGATTTTACAAAAGAAACATCAAGAAGATAGATATAAATTTTCTCTAGTAGGACCACATAAAGATGATTATAAATTTCTTTTAAATGGTTATGAAGCAAAAATTTCAGCCTCACAAGGTGAAAAAAAATCTATAATATTTTCTTTAAAACTCTCAGAAATTGAGATAATAAAGAAAAATAGAAAAGAAAATCCTGTTGTTATTATTGACGATATAACTTCGTATTTTGATGAAGATAGAAGAAAGTCAATATTAGAATTTTTCAATAAAAGAGATATACAGGTTTTAATAAGTTCAACAGATAAATTAGATATAGAAGCTAAAAATTTCTATGTTGAAAAAGGAATTATAGAAGATGAAAATAATGTCAATAAGTGA
- the yaaA gene encoding S4 domain-containing protein YaaA: protein MKNIEKVKISTEFIKLDQFLKWIAVVDSGSEAKEVILDGKVKVNDEVETRRGRKIYPEYKVEIFDKTYIVE, encoded by the coding sequence ATGAAAAATATAGAAAAAGTTAAAATTTCAACTGAATTCATTAAACTTGATCAATTTTTAAAATGGATTGCTGTCGTAGATAGTGGTTCAGAAGCTAAAGAAGTTATTTTAGATGGAAAAGTAAAAGTAAATGATGAAGTAGAAACAAGAAGAGGTAGAAAAATTTATCCTGAATACAAGGTTGAAATATTTGATAAAACATATATAGTGGAATAA